A single genomic interval of Stieleria maiorica harbors:
- the thrC gene encoding threonine synthase produces the protein MSSAVEPKSELENQTVYFRCIAGCSAKHSIFDVIYTCPSCGSLLEVHHEREPLRKRNPYQWQQLFDSRASTSTWPYGSGVWGMREWVIPALKDENVVSMFEGNSNLFWAERLGRQLGVPDLWIKLCGNSHTGSFKDLGMTVLVSVVKQMMAQGSPVKAVACASTGDTSAALAAYAAYAGIPAVIFLPAGKVSTAQLIQPVANGAHVLALDTDFDGCMKIVQEVTQDNSIYLANSMNSLRIEGQKTVGIEIVRQFDWEVPDWIVIPVGNLGNISALHKGFRLMMDLGLVTRMPRLVAAQAAKANPFYESYKKGFKEKVRVTAQDTLANAIRIGDPVSYAKAERAIKETDGIVEQATENELAAAAAHADLTGMFTCPHTGVALAVLNKLIKKGVINSDDKTVVISTAHGLKFTDFKVAYHESRLDEVTSEFANPAVHLPNDADVVKAEIEKRLTKTT, from the coding sequence ATGTCGTCTGCTGTCGAGCCCAAGTCGGAACTGGAAAATCAGACCGTTTATTTTCGTTGCATCGCGGGTTGCTCCGCCAAGCATTCGATCTTTGACGTGATCTACACCTGCCCCTCGTGCGGCAGTTTGCTGGAAGTCCATCACGAGCGCGAGCCGCTGCGGAAACGGAACCCCTACCAGTGGCAGCAACTTTTCGATTCCCGTGCCAGCACGTCGACGTGGCCTTACGGCAGCGGCGTGTGGGGGATGCGGGAGTGGGTGATTCCGGCGCTGAAAGACGAAAACGTCGTCAGCATGTTCGAAGGCAATTCGAATTTATTCTGGGCCGAGCGATTGGGGCGGCAATTGGGCGTGCCGGATTTGTGGATCAAGCTGTGCGGCAACAGCCACACCGGAAGCTTCAAGGACCTGGGCATGACGGTCTTGGTCAGCGTCGTCAAGCAGATGATGGCCCAGGGCAGCCCCGTCAAAGCGGTCGCCTGTGCCAGCACCGGTGACACCAGCGCGGCCCTGGCCGCCTATGCCGCCTACGCGGGCATCCCCGCGGTCATTTTCCTGCCCGCGGGCAAGGTCAGCACGGCGCAGTTGATCCAGCCGGTCGCCAACGGCGCGCATGTTCTGGCGCTCGACACCGACTTTGACGGCTGCATGAAGATCGTCCAGGAGGTGACGCAGGACAATTCGATCTACCTGGCCAATTCGATGAACAGTCTGCGGATCGAAGGCCAAAAGACGGTGGGGATCGAAATCGTTCGGCAGTTCGATTGGGAAGTGCCCGATTGGATCGTGATCCCCGTCGGCAACCTGGGAAACATCAGCGCGCTCCACAAGGGATTCCGGCTGATGATGGACCTGGGGTTGGTCACCCGGATGCCCCGGTTGGTTGCCGCCCAAGCCGCCAAGGCCAATCCGTTTTATGAATCCTACAAGAAGGGGTTCAAAGAAAAGGTTCGAGTGACGGCCCAGGACACACTGGCCAACGCCATCCGGATCGGCGACCCGGTCAGCTACGCCAAAGCCGAACGGGCGATCAAGGAAACCGACGGGATCGTGGAACAGGCGACCGAAAACGAATTGGCCGCGGCGGCCGCTCACGCCGACCTGACCGGCATGTTCACCTGCCCCCACACCGGCGTCGCGCTGGCCGTGTTGAACAAGCTGATCAAAAAGGGCGTGATCAATTCCGACGACAAAACGGTCGTGATCAGCACCGCTCACGGGTTGAAGTTCACCGACTTCAAAGTCGCCTATCACGAATCACGGCTGGATGAAGTGACCAGCGAGTTCGCCAACCCGGCGGTCCACCTGCCGAACGACGCCGACGTGGTGAAAGCTGAGATCGAAAAACGGCTCACCAAAACAACCTGA
- a CDS encoding histidine triad nucleotide-binding protein — protein sequence MPSIFSKIIDREIPADIVYEDDICLAFRDINPKAPVHVLVIPKKEIVSLAELSDEDESIVGHCVVALSRIAAQEGLKDGYNMVVNCGEAGGQEVPHLHFHLLGGAKQTLV from the coding sequence ATGCCATCGATCTTTAGCAAAATCATCGACCGCGAAATCCCCGCCGACATCGTTTACGAAGATGACATCTGTTTGGCGTTTCGCGACATTAATCCCAAGGCGCCGGTGCATGTGTTGGTGATCCCCAAGAAAGAGATCGTGTCGTTGGCGGAATTGTCCGACGAAGACGAATCGATCGTCGGGCACTGTGTGGTCGCGCTCTCCAGGATCGCGGCACAGGAAGGATTGAAAGATGGCTACAACATGGTCGTCAATTGCGGCGAGGCGGGAGGCCAGGAGGTGCCGCATCTGCATTTTCACCTGTTGGGCGGAGCGAAGCAGACATTGGTGTAA